The Armatimonadota bacterium genome includes a window with the following:
- the rpoC gene encoding DNA-directed RNA polymerase subunit beta', protein MTDARTFDKIRIGIASPDEIRSWSCGEVKKPETINYRSFKPERDGLFCEKIFGPVKDWECHCGRYKKVKFKGIVCDRCGVEVTRSKVRRERMGHIELATPVCHIWYLKGVPSPLSLILDIPPRNLEKVLYFASYIVTKADRERLNELMDDIRRVAAMEIEHIQEQRDENIARIRKEGVRQIREGGEEGEALSEEDAEGVQRDVESRIREEEEDAEERIEDINAALRLIESVQKFELITDDQYRQIEHLLEVVSERLDRDVTGVFEAGMGGAAIRQLLAEVDLEALQRQLRTEIAQTQGPKRARAIKRLEIVDAFIESRSRPEWMILECIPVISPELRPMVQLDGGRFATSDLNDLYRRIINRNNRLKKITEIRAPESIVNHEKRLLQEAVDALIDNGRRARPVVGSNNRPLKSLSDMLKGKEGRFRKNLLGKRVDYSGRSVIVVGPHLKLHQCGLPKEMALELFKPFVMKTLVERGFTTNIKTAKRMIDRMKPEVWDALEEVIHEHPVLLNRAPTLHRLGIQAFEPVLVDGKAIQIHPLVCHAYNADFDGDQMAVHVPLSWTAQAEARVLMLSTSNLFSPADGRPIVAPVQDIVLGAYYLTQMAPGEPGEFVYSSPQEALLAHDNGVLRLQEPIRVRIADPATGEKRIEVTTPGRLILNGILPESLRWVNDLLDKKKLAQLVNRCYEAEGRMRTIQLLDELKSLGFLYATKGGITISMTDMDIPAKRDEIIRRTEEAVIKQNRYYEMGRITQSERRSNVQELWMKAADEVADAILEHISHDNPIHIITDSGARGSTKQITQLAGMRGLMSDPFGNLIEDLPIKSNFHEGLSVLEYFISTHGARKGLADTALRTADAGYLTRRLVDVAQDVIIRGHDCGTTQGVKVAAIEESGEVIETLKERIRGRTALEDILLPGESEPVVRAGEIITNEQAARIEESGITEVWIRSPLMCEQRQGVCSRCYGLDLATGTEVEIGTAVGIIAAQSIGEPGTQLTMRTFHTGGVAGKYLTGVAEVKKKKQESLRELHEDMRQGIISFDEGEHHAERERTRAIQQVLKVLEDQVRGLLRVVELFEARKPKGQAIITEVGGRVADIETTGLKKVVIHSPHPVSEPIGSGEVLAEDVVDPDTGEVLASKGSEVNEKLLRKLRETSVKEVMLRKTHLVPYRGNLEVEIGDIVQPGDRLTEGPLDPQKVLQLQGVRGVMDYLVREIQSVYKSQGVDINDKHVEVIVRQMLRKRKVVEPGDTTFLPGQVVDKFVFEDENRRVLSQDPPGTPATAEWVLLGITEASLATESFLSAASFQKTTRVLTDAAVRGKVDNLVGLKENVIIGRLIPAGTGLPMYRDLVVTDGNGVLLAPITSRAQQASRQQEDFAEILPVDRARDVLAEPEPEPEPEMEEDVEEAVDLALESIDLEDLDEEAVDAEIEADFDPTSEEAEI, encoded by the coding sequence CCACATCGAGCTGGCGACCCCCGTGTGCCACATATGGTACCTGAAGGGCGTCCCGAGCCCGCTCAGCCTCATTCTGGACATCCCTCCGCGCAACCTGGAGAAGGTTCTTTACTTCGCCTCCTACATCGTGACCAAGGCGGACCGCGAGCGGCTGAACGAGCTGATGGATGACATCCGGCGCGTGGCCGCCATGGAGATCGAGCATATCCAGGAGCAGCGCGACGAGAACATCGCCCGGATCCGCAAGGAGGGCGTCCGCCAGATCCGCGAAGGCGGGGAGGAGGGCGAGGCTCTCTCTGAAGAGGATGCCGAGGGTGTTCAGAGAGATGTCGAGTCGCGCATCCGGGAGGAAGAGGAAGACGCCGAGGAGCGAATCGAGGATATCAACGCGGCGCTCCGGCTCATTGAAAGCGTCCAGAAGTTCGAACTGATTACGGACGACCAGTACCGGCAGATCGAGCATCTGCTGGAGGTTGTGTCGGAACGGCTGGACCGCGATGTGACCGGCGTGTTCGAAGCCGGAATGGGCGGCGCGGCCATCCGGCAGCTTCTGGCCGAGGTGGACCTGGAGGCTCTCCAGCGCCAGCTGCGCACCGAGATCGCCCAGACCCAGGGACCGAAGCGGGCGCGCGCCATCAAGCGGCTGGAGATCGTGGACGCCTTCATCGAGTCCCGCAGCCGCCCGGAATGGATGATCCTGGAGTGCATCCCGGTCATCTCTCCGGAGCTGCGCCCGATGGTTCAGCTGGACGGCGGACGGTTCGCCACCAGCGACCTGAACGACCTGTACCGCCGTATCATCAACCGGAACAACAGGCTGAAGAAGATTACGGAGATCCGCGCGCCGGAGTCCATCGTCAACCACGAGAAGCGCCTCCTTCAGGAGGCGGTGGACGCGCTCATCGACAACGGGCGGCGCGCCCGCCCCGTTGTGGGCTCCAACAACCGCCCGCTGAAGTCGCTCTCCGACATGCTGAAAGGCAAGGAGGGGCGCTTCCGGAAGAACCTCCTGGGCAAGCGCGTGGACTACTCCGGGCGCTCGGTCATCGTCGTGGGTCCGCACCTCAAGCTGCATCAGTGCGGGCTTCCCAAGGAGATGGCGCTGGAGCTGTTCAAGCCGTTCGTCATGAAGACCCTGGTGGAGCGGGGCTTCACGACGAACATCAAGACGGCCAAGCGCATGATAGACCGGATGAAGCCGGAGGTCTGGGATGCTCTGGAGGAGGTCATCCACGAGCATCCGGTTCTTCTGAACCGCGCCCCCACGCTGCACAGGTTGGGCATTCAGGCCTTCGAGCCGGTGCTGGTGGATGGAAAGGCCATTCAGATCCATCCGCTGGTGTGCCACGCCTACAACGCGGACTTCGACGGAGACCAGATGGCGGTGCATGTGCCGCTGTCCTGGACGGCGCAGGCCGAGGCGCGCGTGCTGATGCTTTCCACATCGAACCTGTTCAGCCCGGCGGATGGACGGCCCATCGTTGCGCCGGTGCAGGACATCGTGCTGGGCGCCTACTACCTGACCCAGATGGCCCCGGGTGAGCCGGGCGAGTTCGTCTATTCCTCGCCGCAGGAGGCGTTGCTGGCTCACGACAACGGGGTGCTCAGGCTTCAGGAGCCGATCCGCGTGCGCATCGCGGATCCGGCTACAGGTGAGAAGCGCATCGAGGTCACGACCCCGGGGCGGCTGATCCTCAACGGTATCCTGCCGGAGAGCCTGCGATGGGTCAACGACCTGCTGGACAAGAAGAAGCTGGCACAACTGGTCAACCGCTGCTATGAGGCGGAAGGCCGGATGCGGACCATCCAGCTGCTGGACGAACTGAAGAGCCTCGGGTTTCTGTACGCCACCAAGGGCGGGATCACTATCTCGATGACGGATATGGACATCCCCGCCAAGCGCGATGAGATCATCCGCCGGACGGAAGAGGCTGTCATCAAGCAGAATCGCTACTACGAGATGGGGCGCATCACCCAGAGCGAGCGGCGCAGCAACGTCCAGGAGCTTTGGATGAAGGCGGCCGATGAGGTGGCGGACGCCATTCTGGAGCACATCTCTCACGACAACCCGATCCACATCATCACGGATTCGGGAGCGCGCGGCAGCACCAAACAGATCACGCAGCTCGCAGGAATGCGCGGTCTGATGAGCGACCCGTTCGGGAACCTCATCGAGGACCTGCCCATCAAGTCCAACTTCCACGAGGGACTCTCTGTGCTGGAGTACTTCATCTCCACGCACGGAGCGCGCAAGGGTCTGGCCGACACGGCCCTGCGGACCGCGGACGCCGGATACCTGACCCGGAGGCTGGTGGACGTCGCGCAGGACGTCATCATCCGCGGCCACGATTGCGGCACCACGCAGGGCGTCAAGGTGGCCGCCATCGAGGAGAGCGGCGAGGTCATCGAGACCCTGAAAGAGCGCATCCGTGGCCGGACGGCGCTGGAGGACATCCTGTTGCCGGGCGAAAGCGAGCCCGTCGTCCGCGCCGGCGAGATCATCACGAACGAGCAGGCGGCGCGCATCGAGGAGTCGGGCATCACAGAGGTCTGGATCCGCAGCCCGCTGATGTGCGAGCAGAGGCAGGGAGTCTGCTCCCGCTGCTATGGTCTGGATCTGGCCACCGGTACGGAGGTGGAGATCGGGACGGCGGTGGGCATCATCGCGGCGCAGTCCATCGGAGAGCCCGGCACGCAGCTCACCATGCGAACGTTCCACACCGGAGGCGTCGCGGGTAAGTATCTGACCGGCGTTGCCGAGGTCAAGAAGAAGAAACAGGAATCCCTGCGCGAGCTGCACGAGGACATGAGGCAGGGCATCATCTCCTTTGATGAAGGGGAGCATCACGCGGAGCGCGAGCGCACCCGGGCTATCCAGCAGGTTCTGAAGGTGCTGGAGGATCAGGTCCGGGGGCTGCTGCGGGTGGTGGAGCTCTTCGAGGCGCGCAAGCCCAAGGGGCAGGCCATCATCACTGAGGTCGGCGGCCGCGTGGCGGACATCGAGACTACGGGCCTCAAGAAAGTGGTCATCCACTCGCCGCATCCGGTTTCGGAACCGATCGGCTCCGGCGAGGTGTTGGCGGAGGATGTGGTGGACCCGGACACCGGCGAGGTGCTGGCCTCCAAGGGCAGCGAGGTCAACGAGAAGCTCCTGCGCAAGCTTCGGGAGACCTCCGTCAAGGAAGTGATGCTGCGCAAGACCCATCTGGTGCCTTACCGCGGCAACCTGGAGGTGGAGATCGGCGACATCGTGCAGCCCGGCGACCGGCTTACGGAAGGTCCGCTCGATCCGCAGAAGGTTCTGCAGCTTCAGGGCGTGCGCGGTGTGATGGATTATCTGGTGCGGGAGATCCAGAGCGTCTACAAGTCCCAGGGCGTGGACATCAATGACAAGCACGTGGAGGTGATCGTCCGACAGATGCTGCGCAAGCGGAAGGTGGTGGAGCCGGGCGACACCACGTTCCTGCCGGGGCAGGTGGTGGACAAGTTCGTCTTCGAGGACGAGAATCGCCGCGTGCTGTCGCAGGATCCTCCGGGGACTCCGGCGACGGCGGAATGGGTGCTGCTGGGCATCACCGAGGCGTCGCTGGCGACCGAAAGCTTCCTGTCGGCGGCTTCCTTCCAGAAGACCACGCGGGTTCTGACCGATGCTGCGGTGCGCGGCAAGGTGGACAATCTGGTCGGGTTGAAGGAGAACGTCATCATCGGACGGCTTATCCCGGCCGGGACGGGTCTGCCGATGTATCGGGACCTGGTGGTCACGGACGGCAACGGCGTTCTGCTGGCACCCATTACCAGCCGGGCGCAGCAGGCGTCGCGCCAGCAGGAGGATTTTGCGGAAATTCTTCCTGTGGACCGGGCGCGGGACGTCCTGGCGGAGCCAGAGCCGGAACCCGAACCCGAGATGGAAGAGGACGTCGAGGAGGCGGTGGATCTTGCTCTGGAGTCCATAGATCTGGAGGATCTGGACGAGGAGGCCGTGGATGCGGAGATCGAGGCGGATTTCGACCCGACCTCCGAGGAGGCCGAGATATAA
- the rpsL gene encoding 30S ribosomal protein S12, which yields MPTISQLVRKGRQKVRKRTASPALKKNPQKRGVCLVVRTVPPKKPNSALRKIARVRLTNGMEVTAYIPGIGHNLQEHSVVLIRGGRVKDLPGVRYHVVRGTLDTAGTRDRKSSRSKYGTKKPK from the coding sequence ATGCCAACGATCAGTCAACTGGTGCGCAAGGGGCGACAGAAGGTCCGCAAAAGGACGGCTTCGCCTGCTCTGAAAAAGAACCCGCAGAAGCGCGGGGTGTGCCTGGTGGTGAGGACGGTTCCGCCGAAGAAGCCGAACTCTGCCCTCCGCAAGATCGCCAGGGTTCGCCTGACCAACGGGATGGAGGTTACGGCATACATCCCGGGCATCGGGCACAACCTTCAGGAGCACTCCGTGGTGCTCATTCGGGGAGGCCGCGTGAAGGATCTGCCGGGTGTGCGCTATCACGTGGTGCGCGGCACGCTCGATACGGCCGGAACGCGCGACCGCAAGAGCAGCCGCTCGAAGTACGGGACCAAGAAGCCCAAGTAA
- a CDS encoding 30S ribosomal protein S7: MPRKGPARRLPIPPDPVYGNVLLQRFINRVMMRGKKSLAEKIVYGALEEIEARTGRPGIEIFETALRNVMPVLEVKPRRVGGATYQVPVEVRPERRISLAIRWIVTNARKRGGRTMIEKLAGELMDAANNQGASIKKKEDGHRMAEANKAFAHYRY, translated from the coding sequence ATGCCGAGAAAAGGACCTGCCAGAAGACTGCCGATTCCGCCGGACCCGGTCTACGGGAACGTCTTGCTGCAGCGGTTTATCAACCGCGTGATGATGCGCGGGAAGAAGAGTCTGGCCGAGAAGATCGTATACGGGGCGCTCGAGGAGATCGAGGCCAGAACGGGCCGCCCCGGGATCGAGATCTTCGAGACGGCGCTTCGCAACGTGATGCCGGTACTGGAAGTCAAGCCCCGGCGCGTGGGAGGCGCCACCTACCAGGTGCCGGTGGAGGTCCGTCCTGAGCGCAGGATCTCTCTTGCCATCCGCTGGATCGTGACCAATGCGCGCAAGCGGGGCGGGCGCACAATGATCGAGAAGCTGGCGGGAGAACTGATGGACGCCGCGAACAATCAGGGTGCATCCATCAAGAAGAAAGAAGACGGGCACCGGATGGCCGAGGCGAACAAGGCGTTCGCCCATTACCGGTATTAG
- the fusA gene encoding elongation factor G produces the protein MRKFPLEKVRNIGIAAHIDAGKTTTTERILFYAGRIHRMGEVHDGAATMDWMEQEQERGITITSAATACEWRGHQINIIDTPGHVDFTVEVERSLRVLDGAVAVFSAVEGVQPQSETVWRQANRYNVPRICFVNKMDRVGADFFKVVQRIRERLGSNAVPVQLPIGQESEFVGIVDLVKMNAVIYGDDLGVKMETVEIPAEMRDQAEEWREKLYESLAEVDDHLMERYLEGHPATQEELVAAVRQATIRGTAVPVLCGTAFKNKGVQLLMDAIVDFLPSPVDIGPVSGVHPRTGETITREPSDSAPFAALAFKVMSDPYVGRLTFFRVYSGTLDKGAQVYNASREKRERIGRILRMHANHREDVDKVYAGDIVAAVGLNEAGTGDTLCDANNPILLESITFPEPVISVAIEPKTKADQEKMGVALQRLSAEDPTFRTYTDEETGQTIIAGMGELHLEIIIDRLFREFKVEANHGRPQVAYREAITKPARAEGRFVRQTGGRGQYGHVVLEVEPLEPGQGFVFENAIVGGVVPKEYIPAVEAGVREALDTGALAGYPIVDIKVRLVDGSYHEVDSSEMAFKIAGSMGLKECVRQAAPVIKEPVMSVEVITPEENLGDVIGDLNSRRGRIDGIEAGPANTQVIRAYVPLAEMFGYATTLRSMTQGRASYTMEPSHYEEVPKALASELLAKYQGQPVGA, from the coding sequence ATGCGGAAGTTCCCGCTGGAAAAAGTCAGAAATATCGGGATCGCCGCGCACATCGACGCGGGGAAGACCACCACCACGGAGCGGATCCTGTTCTACGCCGGGCGGATCCATCGCATGGGTGAGGTGCACGACGGCGCCGCCACGATGGACTGGATGGAGCAGGAGCAGGAGCGCGGCATCACCATCACGTCTGCAGCCACGGCCTGCGAGTGGCGGGGCCATCAGATCAATATCATTGACACGCCGGGCCACGTGGATTTCACCGTGGAGGTGGAGCGCAGCCTGCGGGTGCTGGACGGCGCGGTTGCGGTGTTCAGCGCCGTGGAGGGTGTGCAGCCCCAGTCTGAAACGGTGTGGCGGCAGGCCAACCGCTACAATGTCCCGCGCATCTGCTTTGTCAACAAGATGGACCGCGTGGGGGCGGACTTTTTCAAGGTGGTCCAGCGCATCCGGGAGCGTCTGGGGTCGAACGCGGTGCCCGTTCAGCTGCCCATCGGGCAGGAATCGGAATTCGTGGGCATCGTGGATCTGGTGAAGATGAATGCGGTCATCTACGGCGACGACCTTGGCGTCAAAATGGAGACCGTGGAGATTCCGGCGGAGATGCGCGACCAGGCCGAGGAGTGGCGCGAGAAGCTCTACGAGTCGCTCGCGGAGGTGGATGACCACCTCATGGAGCGCTACCTTGAGGGGCATCCCGCTACGCAAGAGGAGCTGGTGGCGGCGGTGCGGCAGGCTACCATCCGGGGAACGGCCGTCCCTGTCCTCTGCGGCACGGCGTTCAAGAACAAGGGCGTACAGCTGCTGATGGATGCCATTGTGGACTTCCTGCCGAGCCCCGTGGATATCGGGCCGGTCTCGGGTGTGCATCCGCGCACGGGGGAGACCATCACCAGGGAGCCTTCCGATAGCGCCCCGTTTGCCGCGCTGGCGTTCAAGGTGATGTCCGACCCCTATGTGGGACGTCTGACGTTTTTCCGTGTATACTCCGGAACGTTGGATAAGGGCGCGCAGGTCTACAATGCCTCCCGGGAGAAGCGCGAACGCATCGGGCGCATTCTCAGGATGCACGCGAACCACCGGGAGGATGTAGACAAGGTCTATGCGGGGGATATCGTCGCCGCCGTCGGCCTGAATGAGGCCGGGACGGGCGATACGCTTTGCGACGCGAATAACCCCATTCTGCTGGAGTCCATCACCTTCCCGGAGCCGGTCATCTCCGTCGCTATCGAGCCCAAAACCAAGGCCGATCAGGAGAAGATGGGCGTGGCCTTGCAGAGGCTGTCGGCGGAGGATCCTACGTTCCGCACCTATACGGACGAGGAAACCGGCCAGACCATCATCGCCGGTATGGGTGAGCTCCATCTGGAGATCATCATAGACCGGCTGTTCCGGGAGTTCAAAGTGGAGGCCAACCACGGCCGTCCCCAGGTGGCGTATCGTGAGGCGATCACGAAGCCGGCGCGCGCGGAGGGACGCTTTGTGCGGCAGACCGGCGGCCGTGGACAATACGGGCACGTGGTGCTGGAGGTGGAGCCACTGGAGCCCGGGCAAGGATTCGTTTTTGAGAACGCCATCGTTGGCGGCGTGGTCCCGAAGGAGTATATCCCGGCGGTGGAAGCCGGGGTGCGGGAGGCGCTGGATACCGGAGCGCTCGCCGGCTATCCAATCGTGGATATCAAGGTGCGCCTGGTGGACGGGAGCTACCACGAGGTGGACTCTTCCGAGATGGCGTTCAAGATCGCCGGTTCGATGGGATTGAAGGAGTGCGTCCGGCAGGCCGCTCCGGTCATCAAGGAACCGGTGATGTCTGTGGAGGTAATCACGCCGGAGGAGAACCTGGGGGACGTGATCGGCGACCTGAACTCCAGGCGCGGCCGGATAGACGGTATCGAGGCGGGACCGGCGAACACCCAGGTGATCCGGGCGTATGTGCCGCTGGCCGAGATGTTCGGTTACGCGACGACGCTGCGCTCAATGACGCAGGGACGGGCTTCCTACACAATGGAGCCCTCGCACTACGAGGAAGTGCCGAAGGCGCTGGCCAGCGAGCTTCTGGCGAAGTATCAGGGACAGCCCGTGGGGGCGTGA
- the tuf gene encoding elongation factor Tu, translating into MAKQKFERTKPHVNIGTIGHVDHGKTSLTAAITAYLEKKALAKYTPYDQIDGAPEERERGVTINIFHAEYETENRHYAHVDCPGHADYIKNMITGAAQMDGAILVVSAADGPMPQTREHILLARQVNVPYIVVFMNKTDMVDDPELLDLVELEVRDLLNKYEFPGDDVPVVRGSAVKALEDIQAGNLDSEWSKAIGELLDAVDSYIPTPQRETDKPFLMSVEDVFTITGRGTVATGRVERGTLKLNEPVEIVGIRETRQTVVTGIEMFRKMLDECQAGDNVGLLLRGVERKDVERGQVIAKPKSITPHTKFEAEVYVLTKEEGGRHTPFFKGYRPQFYFRTTDVTGSVELPEGVEMVMPGDNVHIIAELIVPIALEEGLRFAIREGGHTVGAGVVSKIIE; encoded by the coding sequence TTGGCAAAGCAGAAGTTTGAGCGGACGAAGCCGCATGTGAACATTGGGACGATTGGTCATGTGGACCATGGTAAGACGTCATTGACGGCGGCGATCACGGCGTATTTGGAGAAGAAGGCACTGGCGAAGTATACGCCTTATGATCAGATTGACGGTGCGCCTGAGGAGCGTGAGCGTGGTGTGACGATCAACATTTTCCATGCGGAGTATGAGACGGAGAATCGTCATTATGCTCACGTGGACTGTCCTGGTCATGCGGACTACATCAAGAACATGATCACGGGCGCGGCGCAGATGGATGGAGCGATTTTGGTGGTGAGCGCTGCGGACGGTCCGATGCCCCAGACGCGGGAGCATATATTGCTGGCTCGTCAGGTGAACGTGCCTTACATTGTGGTGTTTATGAACAAGACGGACATGGTGGATGATCCGGAGCTTTTGGATCTGGTGGAGCTTGAGGTCCGTGATCTGTTGAACAAGTATGAGTTTCCTGGGGACGATGTTCCTGTGGTGCGGGGGAGTGCTGTGAAGGCGCTTGAGGACATTCAGGCCGGGAACTTGGACAGTGAGTGGTCGAAGGCGATCGGGGAGCTGTTGGATGCGGTGGACAGCTACATACCGACGCCGCAGCGAGAGACGGACAAGCCGTTTTTGATGAGTGTTGAGGACGTGTTCACGATCACGGGTCGAGGGACGGTGGCGACGGGTCGTGTTGAGCGTGGGACTTTGAAGCTGAACGAGCCTGTTGAGATTGTGGGGATTCGTGAGACCCGTCAGACGGTGGTGACGGGGATAGAGATGTTCCGTAAGATGCTGGACGAGTGCCAGGCTGGGGACAATGTGGGGCTTTTGCTTCGAGGAGTGGAGCGCAAGGATGTAGAGCGTGGTCAGGTTATAGCGAAGCCGAAGTCGATCACGCCGCATACGAAGTTTGAGGCTGAGGTGTATGTGTTGACGAAGGAGGAGGGGGGGCGTCACACGCCGTTTTTCAAGGGGTATCGTCCTCAGTTTTACTTCCGGACGACGGACGTGACGGGGTCGGTGGAGCTGCCTGAGGGTGTGGAGATGGTGATGCCTGGGGACAATGTGCACATCATTGCGGAGCTGATTGTGCCGATTGCGCTGGAGGAAGGACTCCGGTTTGCGATCCGCGAGGGCGGCCACACCGTCGGCGCTGGAGTCGTCTCCAAGATCATCGAGTAG
- the rpsJ gene encoding 30S ribosomal protein S10 gives MKAFDHKVLDQSAERIVETVRRTGAKISGPVLLPTKKEIFCVNRGPNIDKESMEHFQLCTHKRLIDILNPGPKTIDALMRLDLPSGVNIEIKL, from the coding sequence TTGAAGGCGTTCGATCACAAAGTGCTCGACCAGTCCGCTGAGCGGATCGTCGAGACCGTGCGGCGGACGGGGGCCAAGATATCGGGCCCGGTGCTCCTTCCCACGAAGAAGGAGATCTTCTGCGTGAACCGGGGGCCCAACATTGACAAGGAGTCTATGGAGCACTTTCAGCTCTGCACGCACAAGCGGCTGATTGATATCCTGAATCCGGGCCCCAAGACGATTGACGCGCTCATGAGGCTGGACCTCCCGAGCGGTGTGAACATAGAGATCAAGTTGTAG
- the rplC gene encoding 50S ribosomal protein L3: MDACILGTKIGMTSLYDENGTLVPVTVVKADPCVVVQRKTVERDGYSAVQVGGVAARLRKPLAGKKPKQPLKRHGLNKPQAGHLAKAGVEPVKYLREFRVPADEEIPVGHQLTVEQFSEGDVLAVTGTSKGKGFAGAVKRWHFHGADMTHGSMIHRKPQSGGATDPARTFKGVKRPGRMGGERVTVRSVKVFGVDPERSLLLLKGPVPGANGGLLTIKRLKAGKGAG, encoded by the coding sequence ATGGATGCCTGTATCCTGGGAACGAAGATCGGTATGACCAGCCTCTACGACGAGAACGGCACGCTGGTGCCCGTGACCGTCGTAAAGGCGGATCCGTGCGTGGTCGTGCAGCGCAAGACGGTGGAGCGCGACGGCTACAGCGCGGTGCAGGTGGGCGGAGTGGCTGCCAGGCTGCGAAAGCCGCTGGCCGGCAAGAAGCCGAAGCAGCCGCTCAAGCGCCACGGGCTCAACAAGCCGCAGGCGGGGCACCTGGCGAAGGCTGGTGTGGAGCCTGTCAAGTATCTCCGCGAGTTCCGCGTCCCGGCGGATGAGGAGATCCCCGTGGGGCATCAGCTCACTGTGGAGCAGTTCTCCGAAGGCGATGTCCTCGCCGTGACGGGCACCAGCAAGGGCAAGGGCTTTGCGGGAGCCGTGAAGCGGTGGCACTTCCACGGGGCGGATATGACCCACGGTTCAATGATCCACCGCAAGCCGCAGTCCGGCGGCGCAACGGACCCGGCGCGCACGTTCAAAGGCGTCAAGCGGCCCGGACGGATGGGCGGCGAGCGGGTCACCGTGCGAAGCGTCAAGGTGTTCGGCGTGGATCCGGAACGGTCCCTGCTGCTGTTGAAGGGCCCGGTGCCGGGAGCTAACGGCGGCCTGCTCACCATCAAACGGCTGAAGGCCGGGAAGGGAGCCGGATAA
- the rplD gene encoding 50S ribosomal protein L4: MASAPLFDAQGRQAGTVDLSDGLFGVEGKISLVHQKLVAERNAQRQGTSDTRTRGEVSGGGRKPYRQKGTGRARQGSIRAPHYAKGGTVFGPHPRDYTQKMPRRMRLGALRSALSLKAQAGEVLVIEEFHLPEISTRTAALLLDAMGVDGKATVVLPERDEVVLKSVRNIPGVQARRALDLSVEDVVGGGRLVITRAALEKMQEVWAG, encoded by the coding sequence ATGGCATCTGCGCCTCTCTTTGATGCCCAGGGACGCCAGGCGGGGACGGTGGATCTGTCCGACGGTCTTTTCGGCGTCGAGGGGAAGATCAGTCTTGTCCATCAGAAGCTGGTAGCGGAGCGCAACGCGCAGCGCCAGGGCACTTCCGATACCCGGACACGCGGTGAGGTCTCGGGTGGCGGGCGTAAGCCCTACCGTCAGAAGGGGACCGGCCGCGCACGTCAGGGCAGCATCCGGGCTCCGCACTATGCCAAGGGTGGCACGGTGTTTGGCCCGCATCCGCGGGACTATACCCAGAAGATGCCCCGGCGGATGCGCCTGGGAGCGCTCCGGTCTGCATTGTCGCTGAAGGCCCAGGCAGGCGAAGTGCTGGTGATCGAGGAGTTCCATCTTCCTGAGATCTCCACGCGGACGGCGGCTCTGTTGCTGGACGCGATGGGCGTGGACGGGAAGGCCACCGTGGTGCTGCCGGAGCGCGATGAGGTGGTGCTGAAGTCGGTGCGCAACATCCCCGGTGTTCAGGCCAGACGTGCGCTCGATCTGTCTGTCGAGGATGTGGTCGGCGGAGGGCGTCTGGTGATCACCCGCGCGGCGCTGGAGAAGATGCAGGAGGTCTGGGCGGGATGA
- the rplW gene encoding 50S ribosomal protein L23 has protein sequence MRDPYTIIRNPHVTEKSIDGTAQGKYTFVVAPDANKIEIRQAIEAIFNVKVEKVNTVNVRGKMRRRGRTQGKTADWKKAIVTLAPGSKIDLFERA, from the coding sequence ATGAGAGATCCTTACACCATCATCAGGAATCCGCACGTCACGGAGAAGAGCATAGACGGCACGGCGCAGGGAAAATACACCTTCGTCGTTGCTCCGGATGCCAACAAGATCGAGATCCGTCAGGCTATCGAAGCCATCTTCAACGTCAAGGTGGAGAAGGTCAACACCGTGAATGTGCGGGGCAAAATGCGCCGCCGAGGCCGGACTCAGGGGAAGACCGCGGACTGGAAAAAGGCCATCGTCACCCTGGCACCGGGCAGCAAGATTGATCTGTTTGAAAGGGCGTAA